The following are encoded in a window of Fulvia fulva chromosome 7, complete sequence genomic DNA:
- a CDS encoding N-acetylglucosamine-6-phosphate deacetylase: MPIAVSPERPRTGVTRITGGRMVKGDQLVEGDLWISSVTGKILHSQEVFYEHHVVPDEIVDLKGKILAPGFIDVQFNGAFGFDFSTIPEDMDTYAKGVKTLNRHLVRTGVTSYLPTLPSQLPQVYHKALPHLGPSGHSRSAMEGSESLGAHCEGPFLSPTKQGIHSLEVLREAKHGFQDFEDCYGNENLLEYRRSPITMITAAPEVSGVSGLIPEVARRGIVFALGHTEATYEQAGEAVEQGATMITHLFNAMRPLHHRNPGIFGVLGKAEEKKRPYFGIIADGVHLHSTTVKIAWNAYPDGFILVTDAMKTVGQPDGIYDWTNGDRFEKKGTLLTREGSDVIAGSCATLIECVSNFWTWTHASIPDVIKTVTYTPAKMLGLEKRKGVLEADADADLLVLDVREEADGRRVFEVDQVWKFGLKVHDRQNERIGL; this comes from the coding sequence ATGCCTATAGCAGTGTCGCCCGAGAGACCACGAACTGGTGTTACTCGTATCACCGGAGGCCGCATGGTCAAAGGCGATCAACTGGTTGAAGGCGATTTATGGATATCCTCCGTGACTGGCAAGATCCTGCACAGCCAGGAGGTCTTCTACGAACATCATGTCGTGCCAGACGAGATCGTCGATCTAAAGGGCAAGATTCTCGCACCTGGGTTCATCGACGTGCAGTTCAACGGCGCGTTCGGATTCGACTTCTCCACTATACCAGAAGACATGGACACGTATGCGAAAGGCGTGAAGACGTTGAACAGACATCTGGTCAGGACTGGTGTCACAAGCTATCTGCCTACATTACCGAGCCAGCTGCCACAGGTGTATCACAAAGCACTACCTCATCTTGGGCCGAGTGGTCACAGTAGAAGTGCGATGGAGGGGTCAGAAAGTCTTGGGGCACATTGCGAAGGACCGTTCCTGTCGCCTACGAAACAAGGCATACACAGTCTGGAAGTGCTACGAGAAGCAAAGCATGGATTTCAAGACTTTGAGGACTGCTATGGCAACGAGAACCTGTTGGAGTACCGAAGATCTCCTATCACAATGATCACCGCGGCACCTGAGGTATCCGGCGTGAGTGGACTTATTCCGGAGGTCGCGCGACGAGGCATTGTTTTTGCCCTCGGACACACCGAAGCAACCTATGAGCAAGCTGGTGAGGCAGTTGAGCAAGGAGCAACCATGATCACTCACCTGTTCAATGCTATGCGACCATTGCATCACCGCAATCCGGGTATCTTCGGCGTGCTAGGCAAAGCAGAAGAGAAGAAACGTCCATATTTTGGCATCATAGCTGACGGAGTTCATCTTCACTCCACTACTGTCAAGATTGCCTGGAACGCATATCCAGATGGCTTCATTCTCGTTACCGATGCAATGAAGACGGTTGGCCAGCCGGACGGCATCTATGACTGGACAAATGGCGACCGCTTCGAGAAAAAGGGGACGCTGCTCACCCGCGAAGGCTCGGATGTCATCGCAGGCTCTTGTGCAACACTGATCGAGTGTGTAAGCAACTTCTGGACATGGACGCACGCATCGATTCCAGACGTCATCAAGACTGTGACATACACACCCGCCAAGATGCTTGGTTTGGAGAAGCGGAAAGGCGTGCTGGAGGCCGATGCTGATGCTGATCTGCTCGTGCTCGATGTGAGAGAAGAAGCAGATGGCAGGCGGGTGTTTGAGGTTGACCAGGTGTGGAAATTTGGTCTAAAGGTCCACGACCGGCAGAACGAGCGAATTGGTCTCTAA